CCGTGACGATGAACTGGATGCGCGGCTGGTCCAGCAGGCTGGCCTCCAACACCAGATGGGCCTTGGCCAGGCCCTCCTGGGCACGGGGGTGCATGGCCGTGTACATCTGCAGCGCCTTGAGGGCCACGGTCAGGCTCTGGGCCACCTGCAGGAAGTCGTTCATGGCGGCGTCATCTCCATGGGATCGGACCACTCGCGCCTCAGCTGGGCGTAATGGGCTTCGATGAAGGCCAGCCTGCGGCGGCCTTCCTCCTGGGCGGGCTCGGTGTTGAAGCTGGCCGTGATGGTGCGGGCGAGATCCAGCCAGGCCTCGCCCCGGCGCAGGATCTCGGCGGTGCTGATGGGCTGGAAGGCCCCGCTGATGCAGCCGAAGTGGATGAGGCTGGCGGCTCCGATCTTGCTGAGCTTGTCGCAGTCCCAGAGGCAGGCGGTTTCCAGCGGCTCGAGGCGCCGGGTGAGCTTCAGTCCCACGTGGTGTTCGATGGCGTGGCGCACGGCGGGGATCTTTTCCGTGGGGAAGTCCGTCCCCGCGAGGATCTCCTCGACCTTGGCCGAGGCATCCTGGGCGTGGGTGTCCTTGCCGTGGGGATCCTTCAGCCGCTTGGCCACATCGTGCAGCCAGGCGGCGCACTCCACCACCTCCGCGTCCGCGCCGGTGGCCGGGGCCAGCCAGCGGGCCAGCAGCACGGCCGCGTAGGTGTGTTCAAAGCGGTAGTTGAAGATGGGCTGGTAGCTCCCATCCACCTCATGGCCGATGCCCCAGAACCGGATCGAGTCAGCATCCGAGAAGCGCCGCAGCGCTTGTTCACAGGCGGTCCGCCAGGGAGTGGTTGGGGTCATGGACGGGCTTCCTCATAGTCCGCGAGCGCATCGAGGGTGGCTTGTATTTCCACAAACATGACGCGATCCGACCAGGGTGCGCAAGCCTTGGACAGCTTTTCCATGAGGGGCTCCAGGCCCTTGGCCGGGGCCAGGCCGAGGATGCGCACCCCTTCCAGGGCCATGCGGGCCTCGATGGCCAGCACCTGCTCCAGGGCATCCACGGCCCGCAGCAGCTTGCGGGCGGCGATGGGGCCCATGCTGACGTGATCCTCCTTGCCGGCGCTGGTGGGGATGGTGTCCACGCAGGCGGGGTGGGCCAAGCCCTTCATCTCGCTCACGAGGGCGGCGGAGGTGACGTGGGCCATCATGAAGCCGGATTCCAGGCCGCCGTTCTGGGTGAGGAAGGCGGGCAGGTCCGAGTAGGCGGGGTTCACCAGGCGCTCCTGACGGCGCTCGGAAATGCTGGCCAGATCGGCCGCGGCAATGGCGAGCACATCGCAGGCGAAGGCCGGGTACTGGCCATGGAAGTTGCCGCCGGAGCGGGATTCCTGCGTGTCCGTGAAGATCATCGGGTTGTCGGTGGCGCTGTTCAGTTCGGTTTCCAGAATGGCGCCGGCGAAGGCCAGGGCATCGCGGGTGACGCCATGCACCTGGGGCAGGCAGCGCAGGCTGTAAGCATCCTGCACACGGTGGCAGTCCTTGTGGCTTTCGGAAATGGCGCTGCTGGTGCCGAGGATCCTCCGCATGTTCTCGGCCACGGCGATCTGGCCGGGATGGGGGCGGGCCGCGTGGATGCGGGGATCGAAGGCCGCGCGGGTGCCGCGCAGGGCCTCCAGGCTGAGGGCCGCGATCTCATCCGCGAGGGTGGTCAGACGGGTGAACTTCTCCACCGCCAGGTTGCCCAGCGACGTGATGAGCTGGGTGCCATTGATGAGGGCCAAGCCTTCCTTGGCCTGCAGGGTGACAGGCTTGAGGCCGGCCTTGGCCAGGGCCTCGCCGCTGGGGACATGCTTGCCGTCGGACCAGGCCAGGCCTTCGCCCACGAGCATGAGGGCCATATGGGCCAGGGGAGCCAGATCGCCGCTGGCGCCGACGCTGCCCTGGCTGGGCACCACGGGCACCACGTCCTGGTTGAGGCAGGCCGCCAGCAGGTGGATGGGTTCGGGCCGGATGCCGCTGTGGGCCTTCAGCAGGCAGTTGATGCGGGCGGCCATGAGGGCCCGCGTCTGGTCCTTGGGCAGGGGCTCACCCACACCGGCCGCGTGGCTGCGGATGAGGTTGAGCTGCAGCTGCTGCAGTTGGTCCGGCGCGATGACCACGGTGGCGAACTGGCCGAAGCCGGTATTGATGCCGTAGACGGTGCGGCCTTCGGCGACGATGCGGTCAACGACCGCGCGGTTCTCGGCGACGAGGGCGAGGGCGCCTTCATCCAGCGTGACGCCTTCGCCGGCGGCGATGCGCGCCAGCAGGGACGCAGTGAGGGAGCGGCCATCGAGATGAATCATGAGACTTCCTTGGGGGGGGTGGGGGAAAGGGTGAGGGCCAGCACCAGGGCCAGGCCCAGGGTGAGTCCGGCCACGGTGTAGGTGGTTTGTCCGCCCCAGCGGGCGAAGGTGAAGGTGCCCACGGCGGGGCCGATGATGCGGCCCATGCCGGTCATGGCATTGATGACGCCGAAGAGGGCCCCCTGATCTTCAGGCGGCGTCAGGCGGCTGGCCAGGGCCGTGCCCGCGGTGTTGCCCATGCCACTGCCCCAGGAGAGCGGAATGAAGAGCAGGACGAAGGGCCACATCCAGGCCGCCTTGGGCATCAAGGGCAGGGTCACGCCCATGAGCACCAGACCCGTGATGAGCGCCACCCGCTCGGGGATGCGCTTGGCCACCACCCGCACCAGGCCGCCCTGGTAGATCACCAGCAGCACACCGATGCCCGCAAACAGGTAGCCCACCTCGCGCTGGTGGAAGTCGAACCGCTGGTGCACCAGCAGGGCGAAGGTGCCCTCCATCATGGCGAAACCCGCCATGGCCAACAGGGACACGCCGAGAATCTGGGGCAGGCCCGGTCGCTTGAGTGCCTTCACCAGGGCGTGACCGCGGCTCTCGTGGGAACGGGCGCGGGCACGGACTTCGGGCGTGAGGGTTTCCGGCAGCCAGAAGAGCACCATCAAGGAGGCCAACAGGGACAGGCCCGCCGCCACAAAGAAGGGCAGGTGCCAGCCCTTGGTGGCCAGCAGGTGGTGGCCGAAGGCGCTGCCACTGAGTACGCCCGCCATGGCGGGGCCCAGCACGAAGCCCAGGCCGAAGGCGGCGCCGATCATGCCGAGGACCTTCGAGCGCTCCTCCGGCGAGGAGGTATCGGCCATGGCCGCCTGGGCCACCGAAATGTTGCCGCCGGTGATGCCATCAAGAATCCGCGCGGCCAGCATCCACTCGAAGCGGCTGGTGAGGGCCAGCATGAGGTAGCCGAAGGCCGAGCCCACGAGGCTCATCCACAGCACGGGCTTGCGGCCCACTTTGTCTGAGACGCGGCCCAGGATGGGCGAGGCAATGAACTGCATGACGCTGTAGCTGAGGAAGCCCACGCCTGCCCAGAAGGCGCCCGGCGTGGTGCCCGCGCCACCCAGGCCCAGGAAGTGATTGACGCTGGCCATCCAGGCGCTGGGGTGGTCTGCGATGGCCTGCGCGTAGAGCGGCAGGATGGGAATGACGATGCCGAAGCCCAGGAGGTCGACGAAGACCGTGAGGAAGATGGCCGTCCTGGCGCGTTTGGAAGACTGCATGAGGCTCTCCAGGCTCCCAGTGTAGCCCGGGGGCGCCCCTAAACCCCCAGCACCCTCTGCACCAGAAGGCGCAGTTCCTTGATTTGGTAGGGTTTCTGGATGAACTCGGCAGGGCCCTTGCCGGACAGGGTGCGGAGGGAGTCCTGCTCGGTAAAGCCGCTGCTGAGCACCACGGGGACCGAGGGATCCAGGTTGTGCATGGCCTCGAAGGCTTCCCGCCCATCCATGCGGGGCATGGTGAGGTCCATCAGCACCAGATCTGGCCGCGGGGCCGCCTCCCGGAACACCTCCAGGGCCTCCAGGCCGTCCCGGGCCGTGATCACTTCCAGGCCCAGGGTTTCCAGGGCCGCGCCGATGGTTTGGCGAATCAATTCCTCGTCATCTACCAGCAGGATCCGGCCCCGCATGGGGTGCGCCAGGGCCTCTTGGACCCCCGATTCGCAGGGAGCCGGTTGCTCGCTGGACGCTGGGAAGCAAAGCCGGAAGGTGCTGCCCCGACCCACCTCACTCTCGATCTGCAGCCCGGCCCCATGGCCGCGGAGGATGCCCAGCATGGCCGACAGGCCCAGCCCCCGGCCCGAGGCCTTGGTGGTGAAGAAGGGATCGAAAATCCGCGCCATGACCTCCTGGGTCATGCCCATGCCGGTATCGGTGACTTCCAGCATGACGTAGCGGCCCGCGGGCAGCGACTCCGCGCGGTAGGCGGACCGGAGCTGCCGTTCATCCAGGTCCGTGGCGTAGGTGCCGAGGTGGATGGCCCCTTCCCGGTCCCCGATGGCGTCGGCGGCATTGGTCACCAGGTTCATGACCACCTGCTGGATCTGGGTGGCGTCCGCCTGGATGGCGGGCAGGCCGGGCTCCAGATCGAAGCGGAGCCGGATCTTCTTGGGGATGGAGACTTCGAGCAGGTGGGTGACGTCCCGCACGAGGCCGTTGAGGTCGTGGGGCTGGACGAGGAAATGGCCGCGCCCGGAATAGGCCAGCATCTGCTTGGTGAGGTCCGTGGCCCGCAGGACGGTGGCCTCCATCTTGGCCAGGTAGGGGCTTGCGGGTGATTGCTCCGGCAGGTGCATCTGGGCCAGGTTCAGGTTGCCCAGCACCACCGTGAGCAGGTTGTTGAAATCGTGGGCGATGCCGCCGGCCAGGATGCCGAGGCTTTCCAGTTTCTGAGATTGCCTGAGGGCGTCCTCGGCCTGGCGCCGATCGGTGATGTCGAGCAGGTAGCCCAGGTAGTGGGTCGGGTTCGGGCCCGGGGAGGCCGCGGCGGAAAAATCGTAGAACCAGCGGTATTCGCCCGAGGCGGTGCGCAGCCGGTACTGCTGCTCGAAATGGCTCTTGCCCTGGGTTTCGACCTCCTGCGCCTCCTGGATCACCCGGCCCGCATCATCGGGGTGGAAGAGGCTGCGGAAGGGAACCCGTCCCTCCACCAGGTCGCTGACGGAGTAGCCGAGGATGGATTGGACGTTGGGCGAGACGTACTCCACTGGCCAACCTTCGATGGTCCGCCACTTGAACACCATGACCGGCCCACCGATGAAGAGGCCGCGCTCGGCGGCCAGGGCCTCTTCGGCGGCCTTGCGGTCTGTGATGTCCCGGGTGATGGAGAGCACGCAGGGGACGCCATCGACCTGCATTTTTTTACCGGACATGAGGCCGGTCAGCAGGCTGCCGTTTTTCCGACGGAAAGTGGTCTCCAGACCGGTGAATTCACCGTCGCGTTCAAGTTGCTCCATCATGCGCTGGCGGTCTTCGGGAACGGCCCAGAGGCCAAGATCACGGGATGATCGGCCGATCACCTCCTCCCGGGTCCAACCGCTGATTTTTTCGAACCCTTCGCTGACATCCACATAGGTCCCATCCGACAACCGGGTGAGGTTGATGGCATCCGGACTGGCGTGGAAGGTCTTGGAGAATTTCTCCTCGCTGGCGCGGAGGGCTTCCTCCGCGGCCTTCCGCGAGGTGATGTCGCGGGCGTAGGTGAAGATGATGTCCTGGCCTTCCGTGGACAGGAAATTGCTGCTGATCTCCACGGGAAAGATGCTGCCGTCCTTGCGCAGGTGCCGGATCTCCAGGCGACGGGAGCGGAGGGAGCGCACCAGGTCCCAGCGTTCGGGCCAGCGGGTGAGGTCCACATCCGGATCGATGTCGCTCAGGTTCATCCGCTCGAATTCTTCCCGGGTGTAGCCCAGGGCCGCGCAGGCGGCCTGATTGACGAACACGAAACCCGCCTCGGAATCGATGCCCATCACGGGGTCGGCCGCGCAGTCAATGGCCGCCGTCAGGAGCCGCTGCTGGGACTGGGCCTTGGCCCGGTCGATGGCCAGCGCGACCTGGGAGGAGACGAAGGCCAGGAGGTCGCGGTCTCCGGTGTTGTAGCGGTGTCCGCCCGTGTAGCTCTGCACCACCAGGACGCCGAAGACGCCCGAATCATTGCGCAGCGGCACCCCCAGCCAGTCCAGGGAGAGGGTTCCCTGCGGCGCCACTTCGCCGGCCGCCTGGAGCGCCTTCAAGGTCTCTGTATCGATGAGCAGGGGTTGGCCGCTGCGGAGAATGTATTCGGTGAGGCCCCGTCCGACCCTTCGCTTTCCGGGGACCGGGTCTTCCTGATCCACCCAGTAGGGAAACGAGAGGGTGTCGGAGGCTCGATCCCAGAGGGCGATGTAGAGGTTTTCCGCGGGCATGAGGTCGCGGACGATGGCGTGGACGCGCTCAAAGAGTTCACGGCTGCTCTTGGAATCCAGAGCCGCCTCGGCAATGCGGAAGGTTGCCTGTTGGGTCTGTTCAGCTCGCTTCCGTTCAGAAATGTCCTGAGCCACGGCGACGATGACCTGCTGGCCCAGATAGGTGCCTGGGTAGAGCCGCACCTGCTTGGGAAAGAAGGAACCGTCGCTCTTTCGGCCCCAATACTCAAACTGTTGTGGTTCGCCGTGCAGGGCCTTTGCGAAAAAGGTCTCGAGGACGGCGAGATCATTGCGTCCCGGCGCGGAGATGGCTTCCGGCGTTTTGCCGATGAAAAAGGACCGCGGGTAGCCGTACATCCGGGCCGCGCCCTCGTTCACATCCAGGAAGCGGCCCTGGGCATCCTGGACATAGATGGCCTCGGAGATGGCATCGAGCATGCCGTGGGTGGCATCCAGGCGGGCCTTGAGTCCATCGACCCGCAGGTCAGAGGGGTCTGAGGCGGTCCTGAGGTCTCGGGGGGCTGGGTCTGCCATGACGACACCATCGGCCAAAAGGCGCCGTGAGCCAAGTCTAGCGGTTCAGATTTGGCCTCAGGCCCAGCGGAAGCGCCGCACGGCCAGCAGGAAGGCTGCCACGCCCCAGGCGCCCACGATGGCCAGGCCCATGCCATGGCCAGCAAGGCCGGCGCCATCGTTGAACACGGCCCGCAGGGCCTTGATGAAGGGGGCCAGAGGCAGCACGGCCACGGCATGCTGAAGCCAGGCCGGGGCGGCGTCCAGGGTGAAGTAGACGCCGCTCAGCAGCATCAAGGGCAGAAACACCAGGTTCGAGATGGCCGCATAGCCTTCGGAGGTATCGGCGAAGCTGCTCAGGGCGAAGCCGAAGGCCATGAAGCAGCCGGTACCCAGCGTCATGACCAGCAGCAGGAGGCTGAAGGAGCCCTGGTTCTGGATGTTGAAGACGAGCCGGCCCACCAGCAGGAGGATGGCGGCCTGGAGCACGGTGAGGGTGAGCCGGTGGGTGACCTGGCCCAGCAGGAAGATCCATTTGGGCAAGGGCGTCACCGCCAGGCGCCGGAACTTCCCCTTTTCGCGGTAGGACACGTTCACCATGCCGACGCTGAACAGGCCCATGCTCACCAGGTTCAGGCCCAGCAGGCCGGGCAGCAGGAAGGAGGCGTAGTTGGTGGCCCGTTTGTGGCCGGGGCTCTCCACCTGGGTGGGGATTTTCAGGGGCTCGGGTGACCCGTTGAGCCGCGCCTGCGCCACCAGCCAGGCCTGGTTCACGAGGCCCGCCGTGGCCCCGGCCTGGGCCATGAGGTAGCTGTTCAGACGCAGGCGGTAGCCTTCGCCGTCCGGCTCCACTTGGGCGGCCGTCTCCCCCTGGGCCCAGCGGGCCTCGGCTTCCGCCTTGGTCAGCGGCTGGACCTTGAGCTGCAGGTCGGCCAGGGCCTGGTCGAAGGCCGCATCCTTGGGCGTCGACGTGGCTGAGAGGACACGCACCACTGAGAGCCTGGGGCCTCCGCTGTCCCTAAACATGGTGCCGAAGCCCAACAGCAGGACCACCGGGAAGGCCAGGGTCCAGAACATGGCGGCCCGGTCGCGGCTGTAGAGCCGCCATTCCATGACGAATTGTCTCCAGAGCAACATGGCTACTCCCTCAGGCTCCGGCCCGTGCGGTGCAGGAACACATCCTCCAGGGTGGCTCGGCGGACATGGACCTGCTGGAAGGGGATGGCCTCGGCCTCGGCGGATTCCAGCAGCCGGGGCAGCAGGGCCTTGGGATCGGGCGTGGGGATCTCCCACAGGTCCGCGCGGTGTTCGACGGGTTGACCGAGCCGATTGGCGAAAGCGGTGGGATCGGGCGCCTCGCCCTCGAAGGTCAGTTCCACCACGCTCGGAATGGCCAGATCGGCAATGAGCGAGGCCGGTGTGCCCGTGGCGATGACCTTGCCGTGATCCATGATGGCCAGCCGGTCGCAGAGGGCTTCCGCTTCATCCATGTAGTGGGTGGTCAGCATCACCGTGCGCCCCTCGGCCTTGATGCGCCGCACCACCTCCCAGAGGCTGCGACGGGCCTGGGGATCCAGGCCCGTGGTGGGCTCATCGAGGAACACCAGCTCGGGATCGTTCACCAGGGCGAGGGCCAGGGCCAGCCGCTGCTGCTGGCCGCCGCTGAGGGTGATGTGGTAGGCGTCGGCCTTCTCCTCCAGCTGCACCAGCTCCAGCAGCTCCTTGCTGCTGCGGTTCTTCGGATAGTAGCTGCCGTAGAGATCCAGCGCCTCCCGGGGGGTGATCTTGTTGAAGAGGCTGGTGCTCTGGAGCTGCACGCCGATGCGGGAGCGGATCTCCTGTCCCTGGTGCTTCCAGTTCAGCCCCAGGATCTCGATGTCGCCGGCATCGGCCGTGGTGATGCCCTCGATGATCTCGAGCGTGGTGGTCTTGCCGGCCCCGTTGGGTCCCAGCAGGCCGAAGACCTCGCCCCGGGCCACTTCCAGATCCACCCCGTCCACGGCAACCACCTTGGGGAAGGCCTTGCCGAGACCGCGAATGCGAAGGGCGGAATCGGACATGGGCACCTCAGGTTTCAAAGGGGGGGGGGGAGGCAGACAGTCTGTCACGACACAATCAGATCGGCCAGACGCACCAGCTCTCATGGAGTCGTCGCAGCATCGCCACCGCACGGTCGCGGTGAGCTGTGGAATCGAAGCGCGCCGCCCAGCAGCTTCCGGACCCGCAGAGCAGCGGCTCCCCACCGGCGGCGGCGAGGGCTTCGCGCACTTCCACGAGGGCGGGGCAGACTTTCAGGGCAGCCGCAGTCAGATCATTGCGCCAAGGTGGCGCGATGCCCTCTGGCAGGGAAAGCAGAGGCCGGGGATCTGCGTACCCAAGTTCCGCCAGAACCCGGTACACGTTGGGGGTGCTCACATGCAGCCCGGGGTGCACGAGCAGCAGCGGTTCAAAGGGCAGGGGGCGCAACGGAAACACCCGCTCACCCCGGCCCAGGCCCAGCGTGGTGCCGCCCAGCAGGAAGAGGGGCACGTCGCTGCCCAGGGCCGCCGCCAGATCCAGCAGGGTCCTCTCTGCCAGCTCGAGGTTGAAGAGGCTGTTGCCCAGCCGAAGGGCCGCCGCCGCATCGCTGCTGCCTCCGCCCAGGCCCGCCCCGTGGGGAATGCGCTTCTCCAGGTGGAGGGTCGTTGGAAGGGCGCGTTCCGCGGCGGCTTCGAGCAGGCGCCAGGCCCGGATCACGAGGTTGGATTCATCGGTTTCCAATCCTTCACCGGCGGGCCCCGAGATGCTCAGCGACAGGCGGGGGCCGGGCTCTCCGGAGAGCGTGTCCGTGAGTTCTGCAACGCCTTCGAGCACTGTGGTGACCAGCTCCAGCTCATGGAAGCCATCCGCCCGACGGCCGAGCACGGCGAGGAAGCGGTTGAGTTTGGCGGGGGCCTGGATCGAAAGAACCATGCCTCCACGGTAGCGCAAGGGCCCGCTAGGCTGGAGGGATGGTTCTGCTGCTCCGCACCCTCTGGAAAGGCCTCACCCTGCGCTTTCGGGCGCCTCTGGAGGCCCTTGAAGCCTCGGTGCTCAGCTTCCGCGTGTGGCCTAACGACCTTGATGTGAACGTCCACATGAACAACGGCCGGTTTCTGAGCGTCATGGATCTGGGCCGCTTCGATCTCACGTTCCGCACCGGCCTGGGGAGGGCCATGCTTCGCAACCGCTGGAAGCCGCTGGTGGGAGGCGTCACCATCCGTTACCGCCGCAGCCTGGATCCCTTCGAGGCCTACGAACTCCACACCCGCTTGCTGGGCTGGGATGCCAAGTGGTTCTTCCTGGAGCAGCGCTTCGTGAAACGGGGCGGGGAGCTGGCCGCCGAAGGTGTGGTCCGGGCCCTTTTCCGCGGCCGGGAGGGGAATGTGCCCGTGGCCGAAGTGCTGAGCCAGATGGGTTACGTCGGGCCCGACATCAATCCGCCCGAAGCGCTGCGCCGCTGGGCTGAGGGCTGAATCCATTCACTTGTTGAGGGACCATGGCACCGATCCCGGAAACCCATCGCATCTCGCTTGATCCGTCGGAACTCCAGTTCGATGTGATCCATGGCTACCTGACCCGGAGCTACTGGTCCCCGGGCATTTCCCGGGAGCTCGTGGAGCGGGCCGCCCGACATAGCCTCTGCGCGGGCGCCTTCGGGCCCCGGAGCGTCCAGGTGGGGTTCGCACGGCTGATCACCGACCACACCACCTTCGGCTACCTGGCCGATGTGTTTGTGCTGGAGGCGCACCGGGGCCTGGGTTTGGCCGAGGCCATGGTGCGAACACTCATGGATCTGCCAGAAGTTCAGGGCATGCGTCGCCTGATGCTCGCCACCCGCGATGCCCATGGCCTCTACCGGAAGCTGGGGTGGGAACCCGTGACCGATCCCGCGCCCCTCATGCAGATCCGCCGGGCCAACCTGTACCAGGCTCCACAGGAAGGGATGGAAGGCTAGAGTCCGTCCTCGAGCTCGAACTCCGGATCCGGGATGCTGAGGATTTCCGGGCCGTCGCGGGTGATGGCCACGTCGTGCTCGAACTGGGCCGAGAGCTTGCCGTCCTGGGTCCGTACGGTCCAGCCATCGGATTCCACCAGGCATCGGTGGCTGCCGATGTTCAGGATGGGTTCGATGGTGATGGTCATGCCCGGTTCCATGCGGAACCCGGTGCCCGGCCTCTGTTCGGCGAATACCACCTGGGGATCCTCGTGCAGATCCCGGCCCAGGCCGTGGCCGATGTACTCGCGCACCACGGAGTAGCCGCGTTCCTCGGCGAAGGATTGCACAGCGGTGGCCATGTCACCCAGGCGCAGCCCCGGGCGGCAGTGCTCGATGCCCACGAACATCGCCAGCTGAGCCGTCTGGATGAGCATGCGGGCTTCATCAGATATCTTGCCGACGCCCACCGTCAGGCAGGTGTCGCCATGGAAGCCATCGAGCTTGGCACCGCAGTCGATGGCGATGATATCGCCCTCTTGCAGCACGTACTTGGAGGGAATGCCGTGCACCACCTTGTCGTTCACGGAGGTGCAGAGGGTGCCGGGGAAACCATGGTAGCCCTTGAAACTGGGCGTGGCGCCATTCTGGCGGATGTAGGTTTCAGCGATCTTGTCGAGTTCCAGCAGGCTTACGCCCGGCCGCGCGGCCCGGGCGGCGATGCGCAGCGCGTTGGCCGCCAGGCGGCAGGATTCCCGCAGCTTGTCGATTTCCTTGCGGCTCTTGTATCGGATCTGTTCGCGAATCAGGACCGTGCCCCCCTCTTCCTCATTCTAGCGGGTAGAATGACGGCATGGCGCGACCTTTGATTTTCCTTCTGGCGACAATGACCCTGGCGGGATGCCTGGTGGATTGTGGCGGCGCGCCTTCGCGTCCCGCGTCCGTGTCGTCCGAGGCCCTGTGGGGCGGCGACGCGAAGAAGGGCGTGTTTCTCAAGGTCAATGGCCACCAGGGCACGCTCTGGCAACTGGAAGTCTGGAATCGCAAAGGGCAGCTTTTGGGAGCGGGCGGCTTCCGCCTGCGCGGCTTCGGCAAGGCCCGGATCATCCCCGACGAGATCATCGGATGGGAGAACGGCG
This sequence is a window from Geothrix sp. PMB-07. Protein-coding genes within it:
- the map gene encoding type I methionyl aminopeptidase, with translation MIREQIRYKSRKEIDKLRESCRLAANALRIAARAARPGVSLLELDKIAETYIRQNGATPSFKGYHGFPGTLCTSVNDKVVHGIPSKYVLQEGDIIAIDCGAKLDGFHGDTCLTVGVGKISDEARMLIQTAQLAMFVGIEHCRPGLRLGDMATAVQSFAEERGYSVVREYIGHGLGRDLHEDPQVVFAEQRPGTGFRMEPGMTITIEPILNIGSHRCLVESDGWTVRTQDGKLSAQFEHDVAITRDGPEILSIPDPEFELEDGL